In Massilia antarctica, the following are encoded in one genomic region:
- a CDS encoding siderophore-interacting protein, whose amino-acid sequence MTTPKRTPPRMLYVRRTLQLTPLMRRITLAGEALAGFPEGSDGAHIKLLLARDGQREPVLPTLGPDGPVWPPADIRPIARTYTVARYDAEAGELDVDLVLHGDDGPASRWAVHAQPGDAVGVAGPGGPPRFVPSADYHLMIGDPSALAAIAAGLRGVPSKARGTVLIEVPDHSEVQALPYPAGFSVHWLSRRGARPGASTLLLDAVKAMAWPPGRVSVTLAGESNQLLAVRDFLLSVRGVARADMYAVPYWKDEHTEEAYHAERHRIMDELEEAAA is encoded by the coding sequence ATGACCACTCCCAAACGCACACCGCCAAGGATGCTGTACGTGCGCCGCACCTTGCAACTGACTCCGCTGATGCGCCGCATTACGCTGGCCGGCGAGGCGCTGGCCGGCTTCCCGGAGGGTAGCGACGGCGCCCACATCAAGCTGCTGCTGGCGCGCGACGGCCAGCGCGAACCGGTGCTGCCGACACTCGGCCCCGACGGTCCGGTGTGGCCGCCGGCCGACATCCGCCCCATCGCGCGCACCTACACGGTGGCGCGTTACGACGCCGAGGCGGGCGAGCTCGATGTGGACCTGGTACTGCACGGCGACGACGGCCCCGCCTCGCGCTGGGCCGTGCACGCGCAGCCGGGCGACGCCGTCGGCGTGGCAGGTCCGGGCGGGCCGCCCCGCTTCGTGCCATCGGCCGACTACCACCTGATGATCGGCGACCCGAGCGCGCTGGCTGCGATCGCCGCTGGGCTGCGCGGCGTGCCCTCCAAGGCGCGTGGCACGGTGCTGATTGAAGTTCCCGACCACTCGGAAGTGCAGGCGCTGCCCTACCCTGCCGGCTTTTCGGTGCACTGGCTGTCGCGCCGGGGCGCGCGGCCCGGCGCCAGCACCTTGCTGCTCGATGCGGTCAAGGCGATGGCGTGGCCGCCGGGCCGCGTGTCGGTCACCCTGGCCGGCGAAAGCAACCAACTGCTGGCCGTGCGCGACTTTTTGCTGTCGGTACGCGGCGTGGCACGCGCCGACATGTACGCGGTCCCATACTGGAAGGACGAACACACCGAAGAGGCGTACCACGCCGAACGCCACCGCATCATGGATGAACTGGAAGAAGCCGCAGCATGA
- a CDS encoding 2,3-dihydro-2,3-dihydroxybenzoate dehydrogenase has translation MNTISPNQFEGKVALVAGGAQGIGAAVARKLAREGAAVAVLDVKAGAVEEMAATLRASGINAIGIAVDVADSVAVNEAVARVRRELGEIDVLVNVAGILRMGSILDYSDADWEQTFAVNAGGVFRLCRAVAAGMVERKRGTIVTVASNASTVPRMQMGAYAASKAASTQFMRCLGLELAQYGIRCNVVSPGSTDTEMQRQLWNGVDGSQAVIGGSLETFRLGIPLKRIATPDDIADTVLYLASDSARHITMHDLRIDGGATLGA, from the coding sequence ATGAACACAATTTCACCAAATCAGTTTGAAGGCAAGGTCGCACTGGTCGCGGGCGGAGCGCAGGGCATCGGCGCGGCAGTGGCACGCAAGCTGGCGCGCGAAGGCGCGGCGGTGGCGGTGCTGGACGTCAAAGCCGGTGCGGTCGAGGAAATGGCGGCGACCTTGCGCGCCAGCGGCATCAACGCCATCGGCATCGCGGTCGATGTGGCCGATAGCGTGGCCGTGAACGAGGCGGTGGCGCGCGTGCGGCGCGAGCTCGGTGAGATCGATGTGCTGGTCAACGTGGCCGGCATCCTGCGCATGGGGTCCATTCTGGACTATAGCGATGCGGATTGGGAGCAGACGTTTGCCGTCAACGCCGGCGGCGTATTCCGCCTGTGCCGCGCGGTGGCGGCAGGCATGGTGGAGCGCAAGCGCGGCACCATCGTGACGGTGGCGTCGAATGCCTCCACGGTGCCGCGCATGCAGATGGGGGCCTATGCGGCGTCGAAAGCGGCGTCCACGCAGTTCATGCGCTGCCTGGGACTGGAACTGGCGCAGTACGGGATTCGCTGCAATGTGGTCTCGCCCGGGTCGACCGATACGGAGATGCAGCGTCAGTTGTGGAATGGCGTCGATGGATCGCAGGCGGTGATCGGAGGCTCACTCGAGACGTTCCGGCTGGGAATTCCATTGAAGCGAATCGCGACGCCCGACGATATCGCCGATACAGTGCTGTATCTGGCGTCAGACAGTGCGCGCCATATCACTATGCATGATTTGCGCATTGATGGCGGGGCGACGCTGGGAGCCTAG
- a CDS encoding TetR/AcrR family transcriptional regulator: MKTSDAKQRLIGAMIDALQRRGLHGSGLTELLAAADAPKGVLYHHFPGGKTELAVAAIEVTIARLCDSMEASMAASGDPGAALMIWVNGAQRRLDGSHYERGCPLATIALETTADDVAIRAALARGFAAVRDRIATGLVNAGYEAATAHATAALLLAAYEGGLLQARVAGTPEPMALVSAALLTYLKLQRPKESDHE; the protein is encoded by the coding sequence ATGAAAACAAGCGATGCCAAACAACGCCTGATCGGCGCCATGATCGATGCCCTGCAACGCCGTGGCCTGCACGGCAGCGGCCTGACCGAACTGCTGGCCGCCGCCGACGCGCCCAAGGGCGTGCTCTACCACCACTTCCCAGGCGGCAAGACCGAGCTGGCGGTGGCCGCCATCGAGGTCACCATTGCGCGCCTGTGCGACAGCATGGAAGCGAGCATGGCCGCCAGCGGCGATCCCGGTGCCGCGCTGATGATCTGGGTGAACGGCGCCCAGAGGCGGCTCGACGGCAGCCACTACGAACGCGGCTGCCCGCTGGCCACCATCGCCCTGGAGACCACCGCCGACGACGTGGCCATCCGCGCCGCGCTGGCCAGGGGTTTCGCGGCGGTGCGCGACCGCATCGCCACGGGCCTGGTCAACGCCGGCTACGAAGCGGCCACCGCCCACGCCACCGCGGCCCTGCTGCTGGCCGCCTACGAAGGCGGTTTGCTGCAAGCGCGCGTGGCCGGCACGCCGGAACCAATGGCGCTCGTCAGCGCCGCCCTGCTCACCTACCTGAAACTGCAGCGCCCCAAGGAATCCGATCATGAGTAA
- a CDS encoding alpha/beta hydrolase family protein, giving the protein MSKPADAQSLTLTTADGYPIAALRYPAAGPTRGHLVVAGATGVPQGFYRRFAQYASSCGYNVMTLDYRGIGLSKPATLKGFRMDYLDWGRQDLAAAVDTMSEPGLPLYMVGHSYGGHAFGLLPNHDKVDGLYTFATGAGWHGWMPPMERLRVLLMWRVLGPLIVRVKGYLAWNWMGMGEDLPVDVYRQWKRWCTFPRYFFQDPDMKHIAESYESVRSPIMACNALDDLWARPPSRNAFMSAYRNAGWQATDIDPRQAGLGPIGHMGYFKAHCKPLWEGALGWLEQHGRIRPASPSR; this is encoded by the coding sequence ATGAGTAAGCCCGCCGATGCGCAATCCCTGACCCTGACCACCGCCGACGGCTACCCGATCGCCGCGCTGCGCTACCCGGCCGCGGGACCCACGCGTGGCCACCTCGTGGTCGCCGGCGCCACCGGCGTGCCGCAGGGCTTCTACCGGCGCTTCGCGCAATACGCCAGCAGCTGCGGCTACAACGTCATGACGCTCGATTACCGCGGCATCGGCCTGTCCAAGCCGGCCACGCTCAAGGGCTTTCGCATGGATTACCTGGACTGGGGCCGCCAGGACCTGGCCGCCGCCGTCGACACAATGAGCGAACCCGGACTGCCCTTATATATGGTGGGCCATTCCTACGGCGGCCACGCTTTCGGCCTGCTGCCCAACCACGACAAGGTCGACGGCCTGTACACCTTCGCCACCGGCGCCGGCTGGCATGGCTGGATGCCGCCGATGGAACGCCTGCGCGTGCTGCTGATGTGGAGGGTACTCGGCCCCCTGATCGTGCGCGTGAAGGGTTACCTTGCCTGGAACTGGATGGGCATGGGCGAGGATCTGCCGGTCGATGTGTACCGCCAGTGGAAGCGCTGGTGCACCTTTCCGCGCTATTTTTTCCAGGACCCGGACATGAAACACATCGCAGAATCGTACGAGAGCGTGCGCAGCCCGATCATGGCCTGCAACGCACTCGACGACCTGTGGGCGCGCCCGCCCTCGCGCAACGCCTTCATGTCGGCTTACCGCAACGCCGGCTGGCAGGCGACCGATATCGATCCACGCCAGGCCGGACTGGGACCGATTGGCCACATGGGCTATTTCAAGGCCCACTGCAAGCCGCTGTGGGAAGGCGCGCTCGGCTGGCTGGAACAGCACGGCCGGATTCGCCCGGCCAGTCCATCGCGCTAA
- a CDS encoding head GIN domain-containing protein produces the protein MTRAPTTRFALRHLILAAAIACTLPASHAAGEWFGGEKVQGSTILKRQTRALGHFTGVALGLPAKVEVRIGDTESVSIETDDNLLPLVETVIEDGTLQLRPNKRNLNLQTRTMKIVVQARNLDHISIGGSGSIDADALRGDKVRINIGGSGSIVVKGMEADNAVIAVGGSGSLTSGAGSLNKASISIGGSGGVDIGRVLAREAKISVAGSGEATVWASDSLNASIAGSGDVKYYGDPKVSKSVAGSGNTRRLGDAPQR, from the coding sequence ATGACCCGAGCACCAACTACCCGTTTCGCCCTGCGCCACCTGATCCTGGCCGCTGCCATTGCCTGCACCCTGCCCGCCAGCCACGCCGCGGGCGAATGGTTTGGCGGCGAGAAGGTCCAGGGCAGCACCATCCTCAAACGCCAGACGCGCGCGCTGGGGCACTTTACCGGGGTGGCGCTGGGCCTTCCGGCCAAGGTGGAAGTGCGCATCGGCGACACCGAAAGCGTCAGCATTGAAACCGACGACAACCTGCTGCCGCTGGTGGAAACCGTGATCGAGGATGGCACCCTCCAGCTGCGCCCCAACAAGCGCAACCTGAACCTCCAGACCCGCACCATGAAGATCGTGGTGCAGGCCAGGAACCTCGATCACATATCGATTGGCGGCTCGGGCAGCATCGATGCCGATGCCCTGCGCGGCGACAAGGTTCGCATCAATATCGGAGGATCGGGCTCCATCGTCGTCAAGGGCATGGAAGCGGACAACGCCGTCATCGCCGTCGGCGGCAGCGGCAGCCTGACCAGCGGCGCCGGATCGCTGAACAAGGCGTCGATCTCCATCGGCGGCTCGGGCGGCGTCGACATCGGCAGGGTCTTGGCGCGCGAGGCCAAGATCAGCGTGGCCGGCTCCGGCGAGGCCACCGTGTGGGCCAGCGACAGCTTGAACGCATCGATCGCCGGTTCCGGCGACGTGAAATACTACGGTGACCCGAAAGTGAGCAAGTCAGTGGCCGGCTCCGGCAACACCCGCCGCCTCGGCGACGCGCCGCAGCGCTGA
- a CDS encoding TonB-dependent receptor produces the protein MKTLLTSVPALGILLACTANVAQATHTPDKVPAVTINGGRPSSLPTQIPTTIESISGVQVENRINATDSEDALKYFPSLTVRKRYIGDYDHAVLASRASGTGNSARSLVYADGILLSNLLGNGATFTPRWGMVSPEEIERVDVLYGPFSAAYPGNSAGAVVDFQTRMPTRLEAHVKLSAFSQRYRQYATDERFGGGQGSASVGNRQGAWSWWVDVSRLDSRGQPIVFANKLVSAGVNSAAGLPVTGAVADRNSANKDWLIIGTTGQSHTVQDHAKIKLAYDVTPVLRASYTLGWWGNDAHRAAETYLRDASGTPVYRGDANGFINIGGKRYELKASDLAPGIGKLEHLMHGFSLKQHSKGVWDWEIAASKYDYVKDLVRTPVVPVASIGQAGRGNVTDMEGSGWTTLALKGIWRPTPAHIVDMGVQSDSAALRTRVFSASDWISAGDGATISTFNGNTRLQSLYAQDTWRFAPQWKTTLGMRLERWSAYGGEVSNAASVAPLPFGERVETSWSPKAALAWQATHDWTFKGSAGRAVRNPTAAELFQGSIVDQQIVNRDPNLRAERSWTGELTAERMSADTSLRATLFHETTRDALYSQPLTGLVNTVQNVDKIRTNGMEVAWQGDDVMVHGLTINGSLTYADSSIAQNRGFAASVGKRQPRVPQWRANLLTTYHLGRDWVGSVGVRYSGKQYGTLDNTDPNGATYMGVSDYLVADLRVRYKINKQWSAALGIDNVNNARYWAFHPYTQRTAVAELRFDL, from the coding sequence ATGAAAACATTATTGACCAGCGTACCGGCGCTGGGGATCCTGCTCGCCTGTACCGCCAACGTGGCGCAAGCCACCCACACGCCCGACAAGGTGCCGGCGGTGACCATCAACGGCGGGCGTCCGAGCTCGCTGCCGACCCAGATTCCGACCACCATCGAGTCTATCAGCGGCGTCCAGGTGGAGAATCGTATCAATGCCACCGACAGCGAGGACGCGCTCAAATACTTCCCCAGCCTGACTGTGCGCAAGCGCTACATCGGCGACTACGACCACGCCGTGCTGGCCAGCCGCGCGTCCGGCACCGGCAACAGCGCGCGTTCGCTGGTGTACGCTGACGGCATCCTTCTCTCCAACCTGCTCGGCAACGGCGCCACCTTCACCCCGCGCTGGGGCATGGTTTCGCCCGAGGAGATCGAGCGTGTCGATGTGCTGTACGGACCGTTTTCTGCGGCCTATCCGGGCAATTCGGCCGGCGCCGTGGTCGACTTCCAGACCCGCATGCCGACCCGCCTGGAGGCGCACGTGAAGCTGTCGGCTTTCAGCCAGCGCTATCGCCAGTACGCCACCGACGAGCGCTTCGGCGGCGGCCAGGGCAGCGCCTCGGTCGGCAACCGCCAGGGCGCGTGGTCGTGGTGGGTCGATGTATCGCGCCTGGACAGCCGTGGCCAGCCGATCGTGTTCGCCAACAAGCTGGTATCGGCGGGTGTGAACAGCGCGGCCGGCCTGCCGGTAACGGGCGCCGTGGCCGACAGGAATTCGGCCAACAAGGACTGGCTGATCATCGGCACGACCGGCCAGTCGCACACGGTGCAGGACCACGCCAAGATCAAGCTGGCCTACGATGTGACGCCGGTACTGCGCGCCAGCTACACCTTGGGCTGGTGGGGCAACGACGCCCACCGCGCCGCCGAGACTTACCTGCGTGACGCAAGCGGCACGCCGGTGTATCGCGGCGACGCGAATGGCTTCATCAACATCGGCGGCAAGCGCTATGAACTCAAGGCCTCGGACCTGGCGCCCGGCATCGGCAAACTCGAACACCTGATGCACGGCTTCTCGCTCAAGCAGCACAGCAAGGGTGTATGGGATTGGGAAATCGCGGCCAGCAAATACGACTACGTCAAAGACCTGGTGCGCACGCCGGTGGTGCCGGTCGCCAGCATCGGCCAGGCGGGCCGCGGCAACGTGACCGACATGGAAGGCAGCGGCTGGACCACCCTGGCGCTCAAGGGCATCTGGCGCCCGACGCCGGCTCACATCGTCGACATGGGCGTGCAGAGCGACAGCGCGGCCCTGCGCACACGCGTGTTTTCCGCCAGCGACTGGATCAGTGCGGGCGATGGCGCCACCATCTCCACCTTCAACGGCAATACGCGCCTGCAAAGCCTGTACGCGCAAGACACCTGGCGCTTCGCGCCTCAGTGGAAAACCACCCTCGGCATGCGCCTGGAGCGCTGGAGCGCGTACGGCGGTGAAGTATCGAACGCCGCATCGGTGGCGCCGCTGCCATTCGGCGAACGCGTTGAGACCAGCTGGTCGCCGAAAGCGGCGCTGGCCTGGCAGGCCACGCACGATTGGACCTTCAAGGGATCGGCCGGACGCGCGGTACGCAACCCGACCGCGGCGGAACTGTTCCAGGGCTCGATCGTCGACCAGCAGATCGTCAACCGCGACCCCAACCTGCGCGCCGAGCGCTCATGGACGGGCGAACTGACCGCCGAGCGGATGTCGGCCGACACCTCGCTGCGCGCCACCCTGTTCCACGAAACCACGCGCGACGCGCTGTATTCGCAGCCGCTGACCGGCCTTGTGAACACGGTGCAGAACGTCGACAAGATCCGCACCAACGGTATGGAAGTGGCATGGCAGGGCGACGACGTGATGGTGCACGGTCTGACCATCAACGGCAGCCTGACCTACGCCGATTCGAGCATCGCGCAAAACCGTGGCTTTGCGGCCAGCGTGGGCAAACGCCAGCCGCGCGTGCCGCAATGGCGCGCCAACCTGCTGACGACTTACCACCTGGGTCGCGACTGGGTGGGCAGCGTGGGGGTGCGCTACAGCGGCAAGCAGTACGGCACCCTGGACAACACCGATCCGAACGGCGCCACCTACATGGGCGTGTCGGACTATCTGGTGGCCGACCTGCGCGTGCGCTACAAGATCAACAAGCAGTGGAGCGCGGCGCTCGGGATCGATAACGTGAACAACGCGCGCTACTGGGCCTTCCACCCGTACACCCAGCGCACGGCGGTGGCGGAACTGCGCTTCGACCTGTGA
- a CDS encoding YcnI family copper-binding membrane protein: protein MNIRTLFACVALAAPLAHAHVTLEQTTANAGAYQKLTFRVGHGCKGSPTHTLTVTLPAGVEGAKPMPKAGWTLSGTANQVSWKGGPLQDAHYDEFAMQVKLPATVGKYYFKVTQLCDEGRMDWDAIPDASGAKPASPAPVLEIVPAAAGAPHH from the coding sequence ATGAACATTCGCACCCTCTTCGCTTGCGTGGCCCTGGCCGCGCCGCTCGCGCACGCCCATGTGACGCTCGAACAAACCACCGCCAATGCCGGCGCCTACCAAAAGCTGACCTTCCGCGTCGGCCACGGCTGCAAAGGCAGCCCGACCCACACCCTGACCGTGACCCTGCCTGCCGGCGTCGAAGGCGCCAAGCCGATGCCCAAGGCCGGCTGGACCCTGTCCGGCACGGCCAACCAGGTGAGCTGGAAAGGCGGCCCGCTGCAGGACGCCCACTACGACGAATTCGCCATGCAGGTCAAGCTGCCGGCCACCGTGGGCAAGTACTACTTCAAGGTCACGCAACTGTGCGACGAGGGCCGCATGGACTGGGACGCGATTCCCGACGCCAGCGGCGCCAAGCCGGCGTCGCCCGCGCCGGTACTCGAGATTGTCCCCGCCGCCGCCGGCGCACCGCACCACTAA
- a CDS encoding copper chaperone PCu(A)C has translation MKKNTYALIALCALASSAFAQIKVDAPWARATVPVQKTSGAFMQLQSAKDARLVAASSPIAGAVEMHKMEMQGDQMKMQQVDSIALPAGQAVNLASGAYHLMLIDLKRQLKAGDKVPLTLIVEHPNKKRESITVDVPVKPLDFVSPPGVHAAAH, from the coding sequence ATGAAAAAAAATACCTATGCGCTGATCGCGTTGTGCGCGCTCGCCTCGTCCGCCTTCGCCCAGATCAAAGTCGACGCCCCGTGGGCGCGTGCCACCGTGCCGGTCCAGAAAACCAGCGGCGCCTTCATGCAGCTGCAATCGGCCAAGGACGCGCGCCTCGTTGCCGCCAGTTCGCCCATCGCCGGTGCAGTCGAAATGCACAAGATGGAAATGCAGGGCGACCAGATGAAAATGCAGCAGGTCGACAGCATCGCCCTGCCGGCCGGGCAGGCGGTCAATCTCGCCTCCGGCGCCTACCACCTCATGCTGATCGACCTGAAACGCCAGCTCAAGGCGGGCGACAAGGTGCCGCTCACCTTGATTGTCGAACACCCCAACAAGAAACGCGAATCGATCACCGTCGACGTTCCCGTCAAGCCGCTGGACTTTGTCAGCCCACCCGGTGTGCACGCCGCTGCCCACTGA
- a CDS encoding DUF2946 domain-containing protein — protein sequence MKMKSTKWRLQIWIACFAILMNVLAPSISHALAAVRGDAASADICLTNPSARATPGVQAVSLLADQHARTDAGMMEDCGYCLPHAGSYSLVPNAITGLAILGGHELRPFLFYRAPQPLLALTAAPPRGPPAIS from the coding sequence ATGAAAATGAAGTCGACCAAGTGGCGCCTGCAAATCTGGATCGCGTGTTTTGCGATCCTGATGAACGTGCTCGCCCCGTCGATTTCGCATGCGCTCGCCGCCGTCCGCGGCGACGCCGCCAGCGCCGACATCTGCCTCACCAACCCCAGCGCGCGCGCCACCCCCGGCGTCCAGGCCGTCAGCCTGCTCGCCGACCAGCATGCACGCACCGATGCCGGCATGATGGAAGATTGCGGCTACTGCCTTCCGCACGCCGGCAGCTATTCGCTGGTGCCGAACGCGATCACGGGCCTGGCCATCCTCGGCGGCCACGAGCTGCGTCCCTTCCTGTTCTACCGCGCGCCGCAGCCCCTGCTCGCGCTCACTGCCGCGCCGCCGCGCGGTCCGCCCGCGATTTCCTGA
- a CDS encoding PEP-CTERM sorting domain-containing protein yields the protein MPLSVRHIAASAMTFAALLAPRLACADGVHIETSALVFDTGWSQRAETLVSDVNGAATFSLVNAVDYLRFPNQFTYFNDYGGQFQLSAREGYKVTGYTLSGGFFGDIYVGHSPDGTGRPGAADTSAGAMSSAQDAVTGETLAQHSWSASNLRGNGDFIFDSGALDRTGSFYVSFEGYAYGQASPAIWNSTDPTDPRNYDDFSRAQVGLKDPLLLTVYTTAVPEPHTYGLMLAGLALLAGVLRRKNA from the coding sequence ATGCCCCTGTCCGTCCGCCACATCGCTGCCAGCGCCATGACGTTCGCCGCCCTGCTCGCGCCCCGCCTTGCCTGCGCCGACGGGGTTCATATCGAAACCAGCGCTCTGGTGTTCGACACCGGCTGGTCGCAGCGGGCGGAGACCTTGGTGTCGGACGTCAACGGAGCAGCTACCTTTTCCCTGGTCAATGCCGTCGACTACCTGCGCTTCCCCAACCAGTTTACCTATTTCAACGACTACGGCGGCCAGTTCCAGTTGAGCGCGCGTGAAGGCTACAAGGTCACCGGCTACACCCTGTCCGGCGGCTTTTTCGGCGATATCTACGTGGGGCATTCGCCCGACGGAACCGGACGCCCCGGCGCTGCCGACACCAGCGCCGGCGCCATGAGCAGCGCGCAGGATGCGGTAACGGGAGAGACGCTCGCACAGCATAGCTGGTCGGCTTCCAATCTGCGGGGCAATGGCGATTTCATCTTCGACAGCGGCGCGCTGGACCGCACCGGGTCGTTCTATGTGTCGTTCGAAGGGTATGCCTACGGTCAGGCATCGCCGGCGATCTGGAACAGTACCGATCCGACCGACCCGCGCAACTATGACGATTTCTCGCGGGCGCAAGTCGGGCTCAAGGACCCGCTGCTGCTGACGGTGTATACCACGGCGGTTCCGGAACCGCACACGTATGGGCTGATGCTGGCGGGACTGGCGCTACTGGCTGGGGTGCTGCGACGCAAGAATGCTTGA
- a CDS encoding radical SAM protein: MTARASSGVFRGAKTLSLMPTHTCPAACANCASMSGPDVRENLSLDTILSAIGQAKALGFYNVVFTGGEATLRWKDLLTAIRHAHALELPTRLVTNAHWATSAYTADKTLAELLEAGLCEINYSTGDEHTRFIPLERVIRACLAAVRRNFKVWVMVELREQRKVTAASVNGHPLIAALSESEKQLIEVSESPWMPLDPSTIETYPAGAAANRLALKSQLGCSSVLQTYTVQANGVVGSCCGIGMRKIPELNVARVDNPDFLKSAIEEAESDFLKLWIHYKGPEQILAWAAAINPSIQWENMYAHHCQACARLYQDETVRQVIRIHHEEMIENVLQTAWLDEMHAPSESLRSSRSA, encoded by the coding sequence ATGACCGCACGCGCAAGTAGTGGAGTTTTTCGAGGGGCGAAGACGCTTTCTCTGATGCCGACGCATACCTGTCCGGCAGCCTGCGCCAATTGCGCGTCGATGAGCGGTCCGGACGTCAGGGAAAATCTCTCGCTAGACACCATACTCTCGGCCATCGGTCAGGCGAAGGCGCTCGGCTTTTACAATGTGGTCTTTACCGGCGGCGAGGCGACCTTGCGATGGAAGGATTTGCTGACCGCAATCAGGCACGCCCATGCGCTCGAGCTTCCGACGCGCCTGGTCACCAATGCCCATTGGGCCACCAGCGCTTACACGGCCGATAAGACCCTGGCCGAATTGCTGGAGGCCGGACTGTGCGAGATCAACTACAGCACCGGCGATGAACACACGCGCTTTATTCCGCTGGAACGGGTTATCCGGGCTTGCCTGGCCGCCGTGCGGCGCAACTTCAAGGTCTGGGTGATGGTGGAATTGCGCGAGCAACGCAAGGTGACCGCGGCCTCGGTGAACGGGCATCCGCTGATCGCCGCGCTATCGGAATCCGAGAAACAACTGATCGAAGTGAGCGAGAGTCCCTGGATGCCGCTCGATCCGTCGACGATCGAAACCTATCCGGCCGGCGCGGCGGCCAACAGGCTGGCCCTGAAGTCGCAGCTCGGTTGCAGCAGCGTCCTGCAGACCTATACGGTTCAAGCGAACGGCGTGGTGGGCTCATGCTGCGGCATAGGGATGCGCAAGATTCCCGAGTTGAACGTGGCACGCGTGGACAACCCTGACTTCCTGAAAAGCGCCATCGAGGAAGCTGAAAGCGATTTCCTGAAACTGTGGATTCATTACAAAGGACCCGAGCAAATCCTGGCCTGGGCGGCGGCGATTAACCCGTCGATTCAGTGGGAAAATATGTACGCCCATCATTGCCAGGCGTGCGCCCGGTTGTATCAGGATGAAACGGTCAGGCAAGTCATCCGCATTCATCACGAAGAAATGATCGAGAACGTGCTTCAAACGGCCTGGCTCGATGAAATGCATGCCCCATCGGAGTCGCTACGCTCGTCCCGTTCAGCGTGA
- a CDS encoding YaeQ family protein: MALKATIYKAELQIADMDRNYYQEHILTLARHPSETDERMMIRLLAFAIHASESLTFTKGLFDTDEPDLWQKDLTGAIELWIEVGQPDEKRLMKACGRSEKVVVYSYSATSHIWYKQIANKLERAKNLTVINIPADASAQLEALAQRNMQLQCTIQDGQIYLTDSVNTVLIEREDFKALR, translated from the coding sequence ATGGCACTTAAAGCGACAATTTACAAGGCAGAGCTGCAGATTGCGGACATGGACCGCAATTACTACCAGGAGCATATCCTGACCCTGGCGCGGCATCCTTCCGAGACCGACGAGCGGATGATGATCCGCCTGCTCGCCTTTGCGATCCACGCGAGCGAATCGCTGACCTTCACCAAGGGTTTGTTCGACACCGATGAACCGGATCTGTGGCAGAAGGATCTGACCGGCGCGATCGAACTGTGGATCGAAGTCGGGCAGCCGGACGAAAAGCGCTTGATGAAAGCGTGCGGCCGCAGCGAGAAGGTGGTTGTGTACAGCTACAGCGCGACCAGCCATATCTGGTACAAGCAGATCGCCAACAAGCTCGAACGGGCCAAGAACCTGACCGTGATTAACATCCCGGCCGACGCCAGCGCCCAGCTGGAAGCGCTGGCGCAGCGCAATATGCAGCTGCAATGCACGATCCAGGATGGCCAGATTTACCTGACCGACAGCGTCAACACGGTGCTGATCGAGCGCGAGGATTTCAAGGCGCTGCGTTAA